From a single Nothobranchius furzeri strain GRZ-AD chromosome 7, NfurGRZ-RIMD1, whole genome shotgun sequence genomic region:
- the LOC107373716 gene encoding zinc transporter 7-B, with product MYAHNQGNQYPGGNPAFPPQLSNCPPMPGPCCGQGQGQVLGNGHEHGHGHGHEHGHGHGHAHGHGHGHGHGHEHGHGHGHEHGHCHGHKDKKKDKKKDKKKDKKKDKHKGGHKHDKCHKKGQDCHGSSSSSCSSDSD from the exons ATGTACGCACATAACCAAG GAAATCAGTATCCAGGTGGAAACCCTGCATTTCCTCCACAATTATCAAACTGTCCTCCTATGCCTGGGCCTTGTTGTGGTCAGGGACAAGGACAGGTCCTTGGAAATGGACACGAGCATGGACATGGACATGGACACGAGCATGGACATGGACATGGACATGCACATGGCCATGGGCATGGGCATGGACATGGACACGAGCATGGACATGGACATGGGCATGAACATGGTCATTGTCATGGGCACAAGGacaaaaaaaaagacaagaaaaaggACAAAAAGAAGGACAAAAAGAAGGACAAGCACAAGGGTGGCCATAAACACGACAAATGTCACAAGAAAGGGCAAGATTGCCATGGG TCCTCCAGCAGCTCGTGCAGCAGTGATTCTGACTGA
- the hibch gene encoding 3-hydroxyisobutyryl-CoA hydrolase, mitochondrial isoform X1 codes for MSLTVLASAYRLKPLHRLQRIQAHLMSSHVEPEVLLEKVGRTGVITINRPKVLNALNLTMIRQIYPQLKKWENDSEVDIVIIKGAGGKAFCAGGDIRAVTEAGKAGGSLAQDFFREEYILNNAIGAYRKPYIAIIDGITMGGGVGLSVHGRFRVATEKTLFAMPETAIGLFPDVGGGYFLPRLRGKLGLFLALTGFRLKGRDVQRAGVATHFVESNKIPDLEKELVDLKCPSNADISKLLEFHQKQSSLDSEKPFVLEKHLSEIDRLFSSSSVEGIMQNLRADGSDFANKQAETLSKMSPTSLKITFKQLQLGAALSLQDVLVMEYRLSQACMRGCDFHEGVRAVLVDRDQNPKWNPSTLDQVSDQLVDKYFSSPAEKDLMFT; via the exons atgtcctTAACGGTTTTAGCATCTGCTTACAG ACTGAAGCCTCTTCATAGATTGCAGCGAATTCAGGCTCACTTG ATGTCGAGTCATGTGGAACCGGAGGTTCTCCTGGAGAAAGTGGGCAGAACCGGTGTGATCACCATCAACAGACCCAAAGTCCTCAACGCCCTCAACCTGACTATGATCCGACAAATCTACCCTCAGCTCAAG AAATGGGAAAATGACAGTGAGGTGGACATTGTGATTATTAAAGGAGCAGGTGGAAAAGCTTTTTGTGCTGGTGGAGACATCAGAG CTGTCACAGAAGCGGGGAAGGCCGGAGGATCACTTGCTCAGGACTTTTTCCGTGAGGAATATATTCTGAATAATGCCATAG GAGCGTACAGGAAGCCGTATATTGCCATTATTGATGGGATAACAATGGGAGGG GGTGTCGGTCTGTCGGTTCACGGCAGGTTTCGAGTCGCCACGGAGAAAACGCTGTTTGCAATGCCTGAAACGGCCATCG ggctttttcctgatgttggagGTGGTTATTTCCTGCCGAGGCTCCGGGGGAAGCTGGGACTTTTTCTTGCCCTGACGGGGTTCCGACTGAAAGGACGAGACGTGCAGAGAGCTGGAGTCGCCACGCACTTTGTTGAATCTAACAAG ATCCCAGACCTGGAGAAGGAACTCGTGGATTTGAAGTGTCCCTCAAATGCAGATATTTCCAAACTTCTTGAGTTCCACCAGAAGCAG AGTAGTCTGGACTCCGAAAAGCCTTTTGTCTTGGAGAAACATCTATCTGAAATTGACAG GCTGTTCAGCTCCAGCAGTGTAGAGGGAATTATGCAGAACCTGAGAGCAGATGGTTCTGACTTTGCTAACAAACAAGCTGAG ACTCTTTCCAAAATGTCTCCGACATCCCTGAAGATCACCTTCAAGCAGCTGCAGCTGGGCGCAGCCTTGAGCCTCCAGGACGTGTTGGTGATGGAGTATCGGCTGAGCCAGGCCTGCATG AGAGGCTGTGATTTCCATGAAGGCGTTCGAGCTG TGCTGGTTGACAGAGACCAGAACCCCAAGTGGAATCCGTCGACTCTGGACCAGGTTTCCGACCAGCTGGTAGACAAGTATTTCTCCTCGCCGGCAGAGAAGGACCTGATGTTCACATAA
- the hibch gene encoding 3-hydroxyisobutyryl-CoA hydrolase, mitochondrial isoform X2, translated as MSSHVEPEVLLEKVGRTGVITINRPKVLNALNLTMIRQIYPQLKKWENDSEVDIVIIKGAGGKAFCAGGDIRAVTEAGKAGGSLAQDFFREEYILNNAIGAYRKPYIAIIDGITMGGGVGLSVHGRFRVATEKTLFAMPETAIGLFPDVGGGYFLPRLRGKLGLFLALTGFRLKGRDVQRAGVATHFVESNKIPDLEKELVDLKCPSNADISKLLEFHQKQSSLDSEKPFVLEKHLSEIDRLFSSSSVEGIMQNLRADGSDFANKQAETLSKMSPTSLKITFKQLQLGAALSLQDVLVMEYRLSQACMRGCDFHEGVRAVLVDRDQNPKWNPSTLDQVSDQLVDKYFSSPAEKDLMFT; from the exons ATGTCGAGTCATGTGGAACCGGAGGTTCTCCTGGAGAAAGTGGGCAGAACCGGTGTGATCACCATCAACAGACCCAAAGTCCTCAACGCCCTCAACCTGACTATGATCCGACAAATCTACCCTCAGCTCAAG AAATGGGAAAATGACAGTGAGGTGGACATTGTGATTATTAAAGGAGCAGGTGGAAAAGCTTTTTGTGCTGGTGGAGACATCAGAG CTGTCACAGAAGCGGGGAAGGCCGGAGGATCACTTGCTCAGGACTTTTTCCGTGAGGAATATATTCTGAATAATGCCATAG GAGCGTACAGGAAGCCGTATATTGCCATTATTGATGGGATAACAATGGGAGGG GGTGTCGGTCTGTCGGTTCACGGCAGGTTTCGAGTCGCCACGGAGAAAACGCTGTTTGCAATGCCTGAAACGGCCATCG ggctttttcctgatgttggagGTGGTTATTTCCTGCCGAGGCTCCGGGGGAAGCTGGGACTTTTTCTTGCCCTGACGGGGTTCCGACTGAAAGGACGAGACGTGCAGAGAGCTGGAGTCGCCACGCACTTTGTTGAATCTAACAAG ATCCCAGACCTGGAGAAGGAACTCGTGGATTTGAAGTGTCCCTCAAATGCAGATATTTCCAAACTTCTTGAGTTCCACCAGAAGCAG AGTAGTCTGGACTCCGAAAAGCCTTTTGTCTTGGAGAAACATCTATCTGAAATTGACAG GCTGTTCAGCTCCAGCAGTGTAGAGGGAATTATGCAGAACCTGAGAGCAGATGGTTCTGACTTTGCTAACAAACAAGCTGAG ACTCTTTCCAAAATGTCTCCGACATCCCTGAAGATCACCTTCAAGCAGCTGCAGCTGGGCGCAGCCTTGAGCCTCCAGGACGTGTTGGTGATGGAGTATCGGCTGAGCCAGGCCTGCATG AGAGGCTGTGATTTCCATGAAGGCGTTCGAGCTG TGCTGGTTGACAGAGACCAGAACCCCAAGTGGAATCCGTCGACTCTGGACCAGGTTTCCGACCAGCTGGTAGACAAGTATTTCTCCTCGCCGGCAGAGAAGGACCTGATGTTCACATAA
- the c7h2orf88 gene encoding small membrane A-kinase anchor protein, translating into MGCVKSKRSEGASQHTNSTEKVDGKRKKMRVEKAYLVGSEPGSVESSPQVNPVLLEYAQKLSEEIVARAVQQWVEVDSRYSDIPYIECDVP; encoded by the coding sequence ATGGGGTGTGTCAAATCCAAGAGAAGCGAGGGTGCTTCCCAACATACAAACTCCACGGAGAAGGTGGACGGAAAAAGGAAAAAGATGAGGGTCGAGAAGGCCTACTTGGTGGGCTCCGAGCCAGGCTCGGTGGAGAGCTCCCCTCAGGTCAACCCGGTTCTCCTGGAGTAcgcccagaagctgtcggaggagATCGTGGCCCGGGCCGTGCAGCAGTGGGTGGAGGTGGACAGCCGCTACAGCGACATCCCCTACATTGAGTGTGATGTGCCATGA